The genomic stretch CTGCTCGTTGACCGCCTTGATACTCGATAGCTGGATACCGTTGTCTGTGGCGATGACGCTGGAGAACTCCACCACCCTGGCGTGCGCCAGGCCCAGTTGCGTGCCGCTGGTTATCTGCTCGGGGCGGGCAGGGGAGCTGCCCTCCAGCACCAGGTCGGCGCCGAGGAACTCGGTGGCGCGCAACAGCATCGCACCGTTGAGCCGTGCTCCGAAATAGCCGATGGCGGTGCTGGCGGCCACCGCCACAAGCAGGGCGAAGAACAACACGCGTAATTCACCGGCGCGGGCATCGCGCAGCAATTGGCGCAGGGCAAGGCTGAACAGGCGCAACAGCGGCAGGCGTGCCATCAAGGCTCCAGGGGCTCGACCATCAGGCCGGCTTCAAGACGGATCAGGCGTCGGCAGCGATGTGCCAGGCGCTCGTCATGGGTCACCAGCACCAGCGTGGTGCCGTTCTCTTTATTGAGCTCGAACAGCAGGTCGCTGATGCGCTCGCCGGTATGGCTGTCGAGGTTGCCGGTGGGTTCATCGGCAAACAGCACATCCGGTTCGGCCGCGAACGCGCGGGCAATCGCCACGCGTTGCTGCTCGCCACCCGAGAGCTGGCGGGGAGAATGGGTCAGGCGCTGGCCCAGGCCGACCCGTTCGAGCAAGTGCCGGGCGCGTTCGCGGGCATCCTTGCGCCCGTCCAGTTCCAGGGGCAGCATGACGTTTTCCAGGGCATTGAGGCTGTCGAGCAATTGGAACGACTGGAACACAAAGCCGACGTGTTCGGCACGGATACGTGCCCGTTGGTCCTCGTCGAGGACACTCAGAGCCTGGCCGGCGAGGGTGACCTCACCGCTGCTGGGTAGGTCGAGTCCAGCCAGCAGGCCAAGGAGCGTGGATTTTCCGGAACCGGAACTGCCGACGATAGCCAGGCTATCGCCCTTGTTCAGTTCCAGGCTCAGTTCGTGCAGGATGGTCAGTTCACCTTCCGCGCTGGGAACCACTTTGCTAAGGTTCTGCGCGGTGAGAATGCATGCGCCCATGGAGAATCCGATGCGAATATGGTTTTTGAGTGCTGGCCTGGCCCTGATGTGCATGGCCCAGAACGCAGCGGCGGGTACTGTCCTGATCGTTGGCGATAGTATCAGTGCCGGTTTCGGCCTGGATACCCGCAAGGGGTGGGTGGCACTGCTGGAGCAGCGGCTCAAGCAGGAGGGTTTCGATGACAAAGTGGTCAACGCCTCCATCAGCGGCGACACCAGTGCCGGAGGCCTCGCGCGGCTGCCAGCGGCGCTTGCAGAGCACAAGCCCGACGTGGTGGTTATCGAGTTGGGCGGTAACGACGGCTTGCGTGGCCAGCCCCCGGCGCAATTGCAACAAAATCTTGCGTCGATGATTGACCAGTCCAAGGCTGGTGGCGCCAAGGTGCTGCTGCTGGGGATGCAGTTGCCGCCCAATTATGGCCCGCGATACACCACGGCATTTGCCGAAGTCTATGGTGTGCTGGCCAAGGAAAAAAACGTTCCCCTGGTGCCGTTTTTCCTTGAGGGGGTGGGTGGCCATCCGGACATGATGCAGGCTGATCAACTGCACCCGGCAGTCGGCGCCCAGGCCAAGTTGCTGGAAAATGTCTGGCCGACGCTAAAACCGCTGTTATGACGCTTTTCTAGCAGCGGTCTTTCGGCTAAGGTGGCGCCCCCGATTTGGAGCCCCCGATGTCGTCGCGTCCTGCCTGGTCCCTGTTTGCCTACCAACTGATCGAGCCCGACGAGCAGTTGGATCTGTTCGCCTGCCAGGAAGTGAAGGTGCATCTGGTGACACGCCAGTTGGAGCTGGGCGGTACCATCGACCGCACGCTCTGCGGCAC from Pseudomonas fluorescens encodes the following:
- a CDS encoding arylesterase → MRIWFLSAGLALMCMAQNAAAGTVLIVGDSISAGFGLDTRKGWVALLEQRLKQEGFDDKVVNASISGDTSAGGLARLPAALAEHKPDVVVIELGGNDGLRGQPPAQLQQNLASMIDQSKAGGAKVLLLGMQLPPNYGPRYTTAFAEVYGVLAKEKNVPLVPFFLEGVGGHPDMMQADQLHPAVGAQAKLLENVWPTLKPLL
- a CDS encoding ABC transporter ATP-binding protein, yielding MGACILTAQNLSKVVPSAEGELTILHELSLELNKGDSLAIVGSSGSGKSTLLGLLAGLDLPSSGEVTLAGQALSVLDEDQRARIRAEHVGFVFQSFQLLDSLNALENVMLPLELDGRKDARERARHLLERVGLGQRLTHSPRQLSGGEQQRVAIARAFAAEPDVLFADEPTGNLDSHTGERISDLLFELNKENGTTLVLVTHDERLAHRCRRLIRLEAGLMVEPLEP